From the genome of Brassica oleracea var. oleracea cultivar TO1000 chromosome C4, BOL, whole genome shotgun sequence:
ATCGTCATCTCAGCCCTAAATTAGAACTCGAATCGGACAAAAAAAACCCTAAAAATTGAAATCAATTCAAAGAGACTCACGTTTTTTTTTTGTAATTCAAAGCAAGTTATTGCTCGGAAGGAGAAGAAGGAAGAGGAGTAATCGGGGTGATGATGATGTGGTGATGAAGAGAGTTTATACAGCGACGAAGAAGAAGAGGGAGGAAGGAGTCATCAGAGGGTCGACGACTATTTTTTTTCTTTCGATGTTTTGGTTTGATTCGGAACTTTCCTGCGAATGAAAAACCCGACGGTTTGATTTAATATTTACCAGGCCCATTTGTGGTTTGCTATATATCAGGCCCATTTGTAAATTCGAAAAAATGGAAATATGCCAGTAATATCAGCTTCGGCCGAACAAATACTCTCTCAGTTTCAGTTTATATATACATGTTTTAGAGTTTTTGAATATATTAAGAAAACACTTAATTTTTTTATATTATATGCATTATTTTTTGTGATTAGCTATTTTCCATAATTTTCAGCCAATCAAAGTTTAGTAAACACAATTAATATTTTCGAAGTTCACAATTTAATTATCATTATTACATGTATTGAAAAAGTAAAATATGTATCTTTTAAAAACAATTTTTTTTTTTCTAAAACATAGATTATTTTGAAACGGATAGAGTATCAACTTTTTCAGAAAATAATATTTCAATAAAATTTTAATTTCATATTTTATTAATGTAATCAAATTTTGTACAACTGAAAGAGGTTTAAATGGAATATTACCCAAAAGGTTTGAAAAACAAGTAAGAAGAAGAATTCAGTATTGTAGCTGCAAAAAAAAAGTTGACAAGTGAGAGTGCAGTGGTGTTGTCAAACCCGTTTCTTGATTCCTTTTCCACTGCGGAGGTTAGTGGTCTGATCTTTTCTTTTATTCGTTTACCACTTCAACGGAGGTGAAGATTATAAGCTTTGACAAGCTCACTGGAAGCCAAATATTTTAGAAGTGACATAAAAAGTCTTCGGCGCACATGAAAGAATGAGGTGAATTTTATCTTCTAGTGGTCATCGTTTATGGTTGAAAACGATGTTTAAAGATTTTAGATCCGGATTAGCGGAAGGCATCGGAAATTTGAGTTGAGCTAAGCTATTTTATGAAAATTTTGATTTGGATGATTTTGTTCGAATCGAACTTATCATCGGATCTTTATTCCCGTTATCCGTCTGAATCAATAAAATTGTATATTTTTGAAAGAAAAAAATTCCAAGTGAATTTTGTTTGTGACGCATTAATTTAGTGTTACTGGGTTGGTTAATTAGTTCAACGACAAATGTAAGTTTGTTAATTAATAGGTATAAGCTGCCATAACTCTTTAAGGACATCAGATGGTCATTGTCTATGTCCTTAAAGCATTTCACAAGCCTTGTTTATTTCCTTTAATGATATACAGTTTCTACTTAATTTGCTTTGTTTTGGCCCTCCACCACCGCAATATACCCATCTCTCAATACCAGAAGAGGAAACGTGTGTTGTTGATGCATTTAACATATAACTATAGGTATATATTTAACTACTCCCCCGTTTCAATATAGATGATGTTTTAGAAGATTTGTTTTGTTTCAATTTACACGAAGTTTTGAGATTTTAAGGAATTTTTGAGATTTTAAGGTTAATTTTAATTTTATTGGAAACTGTTCAACCAATTAGATTTTACAGTCTTTTTTATAATTGGTTAACTGATTTTAAAATTATATCTTTAAAATATTTTTCTAGAGAAATGTAATTTTCTTAATTTTTGTGCACTATTACAAAACATCAAGTATTATAAAACGGAGGGAGTATTTTATATGTGTATACATAATGATTAATGAAGAGAATTGGTGGAGCCAAAATGGAATATGATGAAAATGAAGTGGCAAGTGACATCCTGCAATATATTGTCACATAATATTAATGCAACACAGAGTCTCCATACCACAGTGACATTGGTCTCAAGTAACTTCCAATTATAGTAATAAGCAGACACGTTGTAGGTATGAGCATCATGAGTAAGTAGCCTCCATTCAATTCCTCTCTCTCTCCTCTCTTTGTTTATTAATCATGAAACTACTCTTTGTCTCTTTCTTTATCATTTCTACTCATCAAATCTAATCGATCATAGCTGCCTAGCTATACTCATTATTCTCTAATATATCTGACCAAACATGTAACAGACTTAAACCCTAATAAATGATCGTCCGTACACCAAAAGACACCCTCAAGTAAAGATAAAACCACCTTCTCGTTTCTTTCCCTTTGACTCTATATAACACAGCTCCTCCATAGCTCTTCTTCCTTAGATCCTCAGCAAACTCATAAATCTCTATCTATCAACGGTTTTTCTTCCTCTACTCTTGTTTTTTCTTACTTCCGAATTTTAGTATATACTCTCCTTATATAACATCCTTTGATTATATCTCGCAGGGCAGTATCATCAGCATCTGTTAGAGACTATGAAGAGGACACATCTGGCAAGTTTCAGCAGCAGAAACAAGACCCAAGAAAAAGAAGAAGGAGACACTAATGGTAACGACAGAATCATCATGAATCACTACAAGAACTACCAAGCAGGGCTGATCCCGTGGCCTCCCAAGAACTACACTTGCAGCTTCTGCAGGAGAGAGTTTAGATCTGCTCAAGCACTTGGAGGGCACATGAATGTTCACAGAAGAGACAAAGCAAAACTCAGACAGATACCTACTTGGCTCTTTGATCCTCACCATCATCACACACCTGTTCGCAACCCTAACCCTAATCTTAACTCTTCTTCTTCAACAACGCTAGCTCATCATGAGCCTTCCCTACTCAACAAGATATCCATAACTACTCGGTTCGATATTTTGGATAATGCTACTAGCTATGAAGGTTTGATGGTGGAAAGAGAGAAGAACAATAACAATGTACGTAGCAGAGATCTCAAGAAGACTGCCATGGATTCATGTCATGCTGCAAAATGTGAGATAAGTCGTGGAGATCTGATGAACAAGAAAGATGGAGTCATGGGGTTGGAGCTTGGGATGCGTTTGAGAAATCCCAAACAAGTTCTTGATTTGGAGCTTCGACTTGGGTGCCTTTAAATAACTTTGATTAATAATTTAACTACAAGATTTATGTAAGATTGTATGTATAGCTGAGCAGTGAGCAAGAGATTGTGATTGCATTTAAACAAGAATCTATTTTCCGTATTTCTCCATGTGCTTTTACCAAGTGTTGATCAAAAATGAATTTGTAGTTTTTCTTATTCGTATTTTCCACATGGTAGAAATTGTATTGATAAACAAACACCAACGGGCTGCTTCTAGGCAAACCTCCTGGCTGTCTCCTAGGTCACTAGGAAGAAGAATGGAGGGAAATTCATACTAACTGCATTGAGTACACTTTGTCTTTTTTATAATTGGTCTTTAACTCTATTTTCAACCCTCCCATACGTATAACATGTAAAAATGAAACTGTATAAGTATAAATATAGTCAGCATATATTAATGGTCCATAAATACGTACTAGAATTACGTGAAGTAGGAGCTAGAAAAGATTAGAGAAAGTGGGTTGCATCTGTATGCGAGTATTAAGAAAGGAAAAAGTGATAAAGATTGCATTACTATAGAGATGGGTTGATGAGACACAGACGCATGCGACAAAGTGGTACTATGAAACATATAGAGATGGATGATGATCAATTGACTCAGGAATAGTTAATGTTTTCATCTTTTACACTCACCATCACAAATAGTGCTTAGTTTTGTATATAATTATATTTACTGATTCTCATGCATGTCACCGATTCACTTCATGATGCGTGTGTTAGATTATAAAAGAAAACATTTTCAAAAAAAAATCTCTATGTTGTTCCAATACAAACATTTTGTAACTGAGAAATAAATGGGAGTACATGAGGATTGAGGATCAGTAAATATGAAGTGTATTCCTTTTTATGCATGGCTTGTGATTAACACATCAGTGCTTTTTGGCCATGAAACTCCATGCCAACTATATGTATGTATGTACATACGTTATATATTAATAATGAATGTACATAGTACATGCAGATCAAGAGCCAAGAATGTAGGAGACAAGATTAGAAAATTATAAAACAAGTGATGTGAAGGAAAAAAGAAAATGGAATGTTTGGTCAATACATTTGGGATGTTTGTGGTTTCCATAAACAAATTTAATCTGACATTTTACATCTTTCCCAACAATTTTCCAATACATCATTACCTTTCCCTTTTTAGAATCTATCACTTTCCTCTGTAATCTCTACCTCCCGTTCAATTCTTCCCTTATCTGTGAATAATAGTTACAATGAGTTTATTTGTGTTTGAGTGATGTGAAAGGTGAGAGTTTCATGATGTACATGTTATATTTATTTTTCTTACATATATGCCCCCAAGTTTATTATTGTCATAATAAATAAAAAGGCAATCCAAGTCTCACATCGTGTATTAGACAGAATAAAGTCTAATATATATAGCTGGTCCAATTCTACTTAGTATGAGGCCTTTTGGGAGTAACGAACCAAAAACAAATCCGTGAGGGCTTAGGCCCAAAGCGAACAATATCATACTAAGCGAGGGATTGGACATCTGGTGACGGACATTTGACTCTAGTTGAACGTCTGGCCTCCAGCACGGGCGTCTGGCCTCCAGCACGGGCGTCTGGCCTCCAGCACGGGCATCCGGTCTGGCTCTAGTAGAGCATCTGGCCCAGGAGTGCATCTGGTCCGTCACAACAGATTGGTATCAGAGCCAAGGTTCTGTGGTCCTTGGTTTGAGGGGAGGATTGTCATAATAATAAATAAAAAGGCAATCCAAGTCCCACATCGGATATTAGACAGAATAAAGTCTAATATATATAGCTGGTCCAATTCCACTTAGTATGAGGCATTTTGAGAGTAACGACCCAAAAACAAATCCGTGGGGGCTTAGGCCCAAAACGGACAATATCATACTAAGCGAGGGATTGGACATCTGGTGACGGACATTTGACTCTAGTTGAGCGTCTGGCCTCCAGCACGGGCATCCGGTCTGGCTCTAGTAGAGCATCTGGCCCAGGAGTGCATCTGGTCTGTCGCAACAATTATATTTCTTTCAATAATTGCTTTCTTTGTCGATTCTAACTATAATATCTTTTATTTGGCTGTTATTTCTAGTAATAGTGAGGAACTGATTTGAGCAAACCCATATTATTTGGCAAAAAC
Proteins encoded in this window:
- the LOC106341042 gene encoding transcriptional regulator SUPERMAN, with translation MKRTHLASFSSRNKTQEKEEGDTNGNDRIIMNHYKNYQAGLIPWPPKNYTCSFCRREFRSAQALGGHMNVHRRDKAKLRQIPTWLFDPHHHHTPVRNPNPNLNSSSSTTLAHHEPSLLNKISITTRFDILDNATSYEGLMVEREKNNNNVRSRDLKKTAMDSCHAAKCEISRGDLMNKKDGVMGLELGMRLRNPKQVLDLELRLGCL